From Halanaeroarchaeum sulfurireducens, a single genomic window includes:
- a CDS encoding ZIP family metal transporter: MSAIVTSSTQLYWIAGFAIVAAVVNGIGIFTIFRYREWAERSLSYFMCFAAGVLLTTPLVLALPRALDKSQYAGIVALFGFLFMFFSNELIKRRTDQESLAFGITAAEGIGIHSFVDGVVYTVTFSISVLTGVLAGTGLVVHEFAEGVITYLVLLEGDVTETTAATYAFFIAALTTPIGAFVAYPIVSKLGQTSLGLMLGFVSGVLLYVSAAHLLPEARKYEKTHSTIAFVAGVVLALFIVFTRAA; encoded by the coding sequence GTGTCGGCTATCGTAACGAGTTCCACGCAGTTGTACTGGATCGCGGGCTTCGCCATCGTCGCGGCCGTCGTCAACGGGATCGGGATTTTCACCATCTTCCGATACCGGGAATGGGCCGAACGGTCGCTGTCGTATTTCATGTGCTTTGCGGCCGGCGTCCTCCTCACGACTCCGCTCGTCCTGGCGCTGCCGAGGGCCCTCGACAAATCCCAGTACGCGGGGATCGTCGCTCTGTTCGGGTTCCTCTTCATGTTCTTCTCGAACGAATTGATCAAACGCCGGACCGATCAGGAATCCCTGGCGTTCGGGATCACGGCCGCCGAGGGCATCGGGATCCACTCCTTCGTGGACGGGGTCGTGTACACGGTCACTTTCAGCATCTCGGTGTTGACCGGGGTGCTGGCGGGGACCGGCCTGGTCGTCCACGAGTTCGCGGAAGGGGTCATCACGTACCTCGTGTTGCTGGAAGGTGACGTGACGGAAACGACGGCGGCGACGTACGCGTTTTTCATCGCCGCGCTGACGACGCCGATCGGGGCGTTCGTCGCCTATCCGATCGTGAGCAAACTCGGGCAGACGAGCCTGGGGCTCATGCTGGGGTTCGTCTCGGGCGTGTTGCTGTACGTTTCCGCCGCGCACCTGTTGCCCGAAGCCAGGAAGTACGAGAAGACTCACTCGACGATCGCGTTCGTGGCCGGGGTCGTGCTGGCACTGTTCATCGTGTTCACCAGGGCCGCGTGA
- a CDS encoding SDR family NAD(P)-dependent oxidoreductase: MVSLPDSVAVITGAASGMGKAMAHEFADEGASVVVVDVDEDGAAAVATEIADGGGDAMAVYGDVTDTDSVESVVEESVEEFGTIDILCNNAGILDDFTPAGEASDDLWNAVIDVNLNGPFHMTRAALPVLQEGNEEGVVINTASIAGKVAGGGGAAYTTSKHGLIGFTKQLSHDYGPDIRANAVCPGAVATGMTEDMIEDLEAMTEGTPAGRYAKPEEIARVVRYLASDEASFVHGTAVNVDGGWLVD; the protein is encoded by the coding sequence ATGGTATCACTACCTGACAGCGTCGCGGTCATCACGGGAGCGGCGTCCGGCATGGGGAAAGCAATGGCCCACGAGTTCGCGGACGAAGGCGCATCGGTAGTCGTCGTCGACGTCGACGAGGACGGCGCAGCTGCGGTCGCCACGGAGATAGCCGACGGTGGCGGAGACGCCATGGCCGTCTACGGGGACGTCACGGACACCGACAGCGTGGAATCGGTCGTCGAGGAATCCGTCGAGGAGTTCGGAACCATCGATATATTGTGTAATAACGCCGGGATCCTCGACGACTTCACCCCCGCCGGAGAGGCGTCGGACGACCTCTGGAACGCCGTGATCGACGTCAACCTCAACGGACCGTTTCATATGACGCGAGCGGCCCTCCCAGTCCTCCAGGAGGGCAACGAGGAAGGGGTCGTCATCAACACGGCCTCGATCGCGGGAAAAGTCGCCGGGGGCGGTGGCGCTGCCTACACCACGTCCAAACACGGTCTCATCGGATTCACGAAACAGCTCTCTCACGACTATGGGCCGGACATTCGCGCGAACGCCGTGTGTCCGGGCGCCGTCGCGACCGGGATGACCGAGGACATGATAGAGGACCTCGAAGCAATGACGGAGGGGACGCCCGCCGGTCGCTACGCCAAGCCCGAGGAGATCGCCCGGGTCGTGCGGTACCTCGCCAGCGACGAGGCGTCGTTCGTCCACGGAACTGCCGTCAACGTGGACGGCGGCTGGCTCGTGGACTGA
- the tenA gene encoding thiaminase II has product MGFTDELETRAEPVWESILEHPMVVELGEGTLDEEPFRYFIRQDYRYLIDNARALAQGTAKAPDYERMTTFAELLTLTVDFEMDLHRSYAQEFGIPEAELEATEPSPTTRGYTDFLLRIGATGTFGEIVAALLPCMWTFNETGKRLAENGLPDDERYATWVQTYAGDEYTELTRAAEDIMDDLAADASQEERERYRSLFETGVRYEYRFWDAAWRQEEWSV; this is encoded by the coding sequence ATGGGATTCACGGACGAACTCGAAACCCGGGCGGAACCGGTCTGGGAGTCCATCCTGGAGCATCCGATGGTCGTCGAGTTGGGCGAGGGAACGCTGGACGAGGAACCCTTTCGGTATTTCATTCGCCAGGACTATCGCTACCTGATCGACAACGCGAGAGCGCTGGCCCAGGGCACGGCCAAAGCCCCCGATTACGAACGGATGACGACCTTCGCGGAGCTGCTTACGTTGACCGTCGATTTCGAGATGGACCTGCACCGGAGCTACGCCCAGGAGTTCGGGATTCCCGAGGCGGAACTGGAGGCGACGGAGCCGTCGCCGACCACACGCGGGTACACCGATTTCCTCCTCCGGATCGGAGCAACCGGAACCTTCGGCGAGATCGTCGCCGCCCTCCTGCCCTGCATGTGGACGTTCAACGAAACGGGCAAGCGACTCGCCGAAAACGGGCTGCCCGACGACGAGCGATACGCGACGTGGGTACAGACGTACGCCGGCGACGAGTACACGGAACTGACGAGGGCGGCCGAAGACATCATGGACGACCTGGCGGCCGACGCCTCTCAGGAGGAGCGCGAGCGCTATCGGTCGCTGTTCGAGACGGGCGTCAGGTACGAATATCGGTTCTGGGACGCGGCCTGGCGTCAGGAAGAATGGTCGGTCTAA
- a CDS encoding phytoene/squalene synthase family protein gives MEDNVSADGAERDLNWCRDAVGDVSRTFALTVDLLEDPMADHITVGYLLCRIADTIEDADHLPASTQASLLRTLDAVLDEADQTTIRTFSGDVERWMPRPSTRNDDWRVVGAAPIIAATFGSFSASTRRAIRTPVREMVTGMADFADRNAHRPGIRIQTKAELEQYCHVAAGTVGTLITNLLDGDDVPVERSRTMAETAEGFGRLLQLVNIAKDVRADFVEENNVYLPAEWLAEEGVDQDAVLEPENADEVARVIGRVVDLATGYLDDGQEYLTAMPLHSGNTLAAWAVPYLLSVGTLRELERRPDDALTEGGVKISREEVYSVLEVTASMSRDEIPELRDVIRQEPFHTREGGKTGL, from the coding sequence ATGGAAGATAACGTATCGGCGGATGGTGCAGAACGCGACCTGAACTGGTGTCGGGACGCCGTCGGAGACGTTTCCCGTACGTTCGCGCTGACGGTCGACCTGCTCGAGGACCCGATGGCCGACCACATTACCGTCGGGTATCTCCTCTGTAGAATCGCTGACACGATCGAAGACGCCGACCACCTTCCGGCCAGCACACAGGCGTCGTTATTGCGAACCCTCGATGCGGTTCTCGACGAGGCGGATCAAACGACGATACGGACGTTTTCCGGAGACGTCGAGCGATGGATGCCCCGGCCCTCCACGCGGAACGACGACTGGCGTGTCGTCGGAGCAGCCCCGATCATCGCCGCGACGTTCGGGTCCTTTTCGGCGTCGACCAGGCGAGCGATTCGAACGCCGGTCCGGGAGATGGTGACCGGAATGGCGGACTTCGCGGATCGGAACGCCCATCGACCGGGAATTCGCATTCAGACGAAAGCCGAACTCGAGCAGTACTGCCACGTTGCCGCCGGGACCGTCGGGACGCTCATCACGAACCTCCTGGACGGGGACGACGTTCCTGTCGAACGCTCTCGAACCATGGCCGAGACCGCCGAAGGGTTCGGACGGCTGCTACAACTCGTGAATATCGCCAAAGACGTCCGTGCGGATTTCGTCGAAGAAAACAACGTCTACCTTCCCGCCGAATGGCTGGCCGAGGAGGGCGTCGATCAGGACGCCGTACTCGAACCGGAGAACGCGGACGAGGTCGCTCGGGTGATAGGGCGGGTCGTCGACTTGGCCACGGGGTATCTCGACGATGGCCAGGAATACCTGACCGCGATGCCGTTACATTCGGGCAATACGCTGGCGGCGTGGGCGGTGCCTTACTTGCTTTCCGTCGGGACCCTACGGGAGTTGGAACGACGGCCCGACGACGCGCTCACCGAGGGTGGAGTGAAAATCTCTCGGGAAGAGGTGTATTCGGTCCTGGAGGTGACCGCGTCGATGTCTCGGGACGAGATTCCGGAGCTGCGGGACGTCATTCGCCAGGAGCCGTTCCACACCCGTGAAGGTGGAAAAACGGGGCTGTGA
- a CDS encoding zinc-binding dehydrogenase: MQAVQFSTHGDRDVLEYGDFPDPEIDRDEVLIDVKAAALNYLDIWTRRGLPGIDLEMPHIPGSDAAGVVEAVGEDVTRFEAGDRVSVLAGKSGGDDEFTRKGDPTLAPDFHIIGEHVRGVHSEYAAVPAANLAPVPEGVDWETAAAAPLVFQTAWRMLRDRGGLQAGEKVLVLGASGGVGHAAVQIADLAGAEVFATASSEEKLGYAEEIGADHTIDYEETDFASEIREMTDGRGVDMVVDHVGAQTWQSSLESLVKGGRVVTCGATTGGTPETDLNRIFWNQLSVIGSTMATPGQAEEVLELVWDGTLEPRIRETFPMSEIASAHEMLENREGFGKVVVVPDSEL; this comes from the coding sequence ATGCAAGCTGTTCAATTTTCGACGCACGGCGACCGCGACGTTCTCGAATACGGGGACTTTCCCGACCCCGAAATCGACCGAGACGAGGTCCTCATCGACGTGAAAGCCGCCGCGCTCAACTATCTCGACATCTGGACCCGCCGCGGACTGCCGGGAATCGACCTCGAGATGCCCCACATTCCCGGGAGCGACGCCGCCGGTGTCGTCGAGGCGGTCGGCGAGGACGTCACGCGGTTCGAGGCCGGCGACAGGGTCAGTGTACTCGCCGGAAAGAGCGGCGGGGACGACGAGTTCACCCGGAAGGGCGATCCGACGCTCGCACCGGACTTCCACATCATCGGCGAGCACGTTCGCGGGGTCCACAGTGAGTACGCTGCCGTGCCGGCGGCGAACCTCGCACCCGTTCCCGAGGGCGTCGACTGGGAGACGGCCGCGGCCGCCCCGCTGGTGTTCCAGACCGCGTGGCGCATGCTCAGGGACCGCGGCGGCCTCCAGGCCGGTGAGAAGGTCCTCGTCCTCGGCGCCTCGGGGGGCGTGGGTCACGCCGCCGTCCAGATCGCGGACCTCGCCGGAGCGGAGGTCTTCGCGACGGCCAGTAGCGAGGAGAAGTTGGGCTATGCCGAGGAGATCGGGGCCGATCACACCATCGACTACGAGGAGACCGACTTCGCCTCGGAGATCCGCGAGATGACCGACGGACGCGGTGTCGACATGGTGGTCGACCACGTCGGGGCACAGACCTGGCAGTCCTCACTTGAGAGTCTCGTGAAGGGCGGCCGCGTCGTCACGTGCGGCGCGACGACGGGTGGCACCCCCGAGACGGACCTCAATCGGATCTTCTGGAATCAGCTGTCGGTCATCGGGTCGACGATGGCGACGCCCGGTCAGGCCGAGGAGGTGCTGGAACTCGTCTGGGACGGGACGCTCGAGCCGCGGATCCGCGAGACGTTCCCGATGAGCGAGATCGCCAGCGCGCACGAGATGCTCGAGAACCGCGAGGGCTTCGGCAAGGTTGTGGTCGTCCCGGACAGCGAGTTGTAA
- a CDS encoding GTP cyclohydrolase III, with translation MSNTQVTLIQIDNYGPWTVTPAPRREVDLQTMQSRLFADLSQHFGMQGGYAFFTRFDNMVAITNGMDLEDHARIQESVRNRYPVTVSFGVGHDERPARALVEATAQLQDEGSAQDEQRTEVLRGQPIEDDERTDSDVQIAHYDVVDATGKYTDELDAFSTFIQIEQGYASLMRHLHDEHGSLAFFVGGDNIIALTSGMDDAAFEETVTYVREDADVELQVGVGHGATAHDAGMAAKHGLETCRERGTHIEGEFC, from the coding sequence GTGTCGAACACACAGGTCACCCTCATTCAGATCGACAACTACGGGCCGTGGACCGTCACGCCAGCGCCGCGTCGCGAGGTCGACCTCCAGACGATGCAGTCCCGGCTTTTCGCGGATCTCTCACAGCACTTCGGGATGCAGGGCGGGTACGCTTTCTTCACCCGGTTCGACAACATGGTCGCCATCACGAACGGGATGGACTTAGAGGACCACGCACGCATCCAGGAGTCGGTGCGCAACCGCTATCCGGTGACCGTCAGCTTCGGGGTTGGTCACGACGAACGTCCGGCGAGAGCGCTCGTCGAGGCGACCGCTCAGCTTCAGGACGAAGGCAGCGCCCAGGACGAGCAGCGAACGGAGGTGCTGCGCGGTCAGCCGATCGAAGACGACGAGCGCACCGACAGTGACGTCCAGATCGCCCACTACGACGTCGTCGATGCAACCGGGAAGTACACCGACGAACTCGACGCCTTCTCGACGTTCATCCAGATCGAACAGGGGTACGCCTCGCTCATGCGCCACCTCCACGACGAACACGGCTCGCTCGCATTTTTCGTGGGCGGCGATAACATCATCGCCCTTACCTCGGGAATGGACGACGCGGCGTTCGAGGAGACGGTGACGTACGTCCGTGAGGACGCCGACGTGGAACTCCAGGTTGGCGTCGGTCACGGGGCGACCGCCCACGACGCCGGCATGGCAGCGAAACACGGCCTCGAGACGTGCCGCGAACGGGGCACGCACATCGAAGGCGAGTTCTGCTGA
- a CDS encoding UPF0182 family membrane protein produces the protein MQRDRGIWWRLGRWGIVALAVIAVFVVFSLYGDFLWFSALDYENVFLTIIGYRLGLFTLTAVLSLLVFYQSYRVTSANLRQAGVGSLPGLYPIVLVAMAFLIGLTYASSWDTVLRFLHATSFGVSDPVLGREVAFYVYLLPFVNLILGFAFLVSGVALVFALLAYAFPFIVTMEQRVESPETDVSFDIQGYLSFLRDHAYSHLVTIFGVLLILQGGSFFLNRYELLYSTRGAVFGMGATDQRVFLPLFGLLAVTSVLGGLVVLANAWVRDFRAVYVPVAIIVGFLLIGQGAGFVYQDFVVEPDEFNKEAQFIENEIEFTNAAYALDRVDEREFPVSETLTREQVDANPGTIENVRLWDPKPLLTTYNELQIFRTYYQFTDVDVDRYDIDGRERQVMISARELEFGALPQESRSWVNRHLVYTHGYGVAMSPVSETTADGLPEFYIQDIPPNSTDGVEVTQPRIYYGETTTDYAIVNTGTRELDYPSGEQNVYTNYDGDGGVVLDSSLKKLVYAFKFSDPQIFFSDSVTAESRLQFNRDIQTRAPQIAPFLDYDRDPYVVVSEGELFWIYDAYTTTDAYPYSDRVQFKGERANYVRNSVKVVVDADTGETTYYVAEPDDPLIQTYRKAFPGLFEDFERMPEDLQQHVRYPEDAFRVQANQYLEYHMKDPQVFYNKEDEWRTPNEVSRGQEIAMDPYYVIMTFPGEDNPEFVMIQPYIPAGRQNMIGWLGARSDPPKYGRLDAYLFSKQQLIYGPMQIESRIDQDADISQQITLWSESGSSVIRGNLLAIPIDDTVMYVEPLFLESREQGALPELKRVILTHGDDVVMEPSLEEAIAVQVGAARAEPSVGGAGLTEAELERARTLYGEAQAALQDGDFATYAERISELGELLEGAEDRESGTTEDRETGNTTSARAVG, from the coding sequence ATGCAGAGAGACCGCGGCATATGGTGGCGGTTGGGCCGGTGGGGTATCGTGGCCCTCGCGGTGATAGCGGTGTTCGTGGTCTTTTCCCTGTATGGCGATTTCCTCTGGTTTTCCGCCCTCGACTACGAGAACGTCTTCCTCACGATCATCGGGTATCGGCTCGGGCTATTCACCCTCACTGCCGTACTCAGTCTCCTCGTCTTCTATCAGAGCTATCGCGTTACCTCGGCGAATCTCCGCCAGGCGGGAGTCGGTTCCCTGCCGGGACTCTATCCGATCGTTCTCGTGGCGATGGCGTTCCTCATTGGTCTCACGTATGCGTCGTCGTGGGACACGGTCCTCCGATTTCTCCACGCCACGAGCTTTGGCGTGTCGGATCCGGTATTGGGTCGTGAGGTCGCGTTCTACGTCTATTTGCTTCCGTTCGTGAACCTGATCCTTGGGTTCGCGTTCCTCGTGAGCGGTGTCGCACTGGTCTTCGCGCTCCTCGCATACGCGTTTCCGTTCATCGTCACCATGGAGCAACGGGTGGAGTCCCCGGAGACGGACGTCTCATTCGACATCCAGGGGTACCTCTCGTTTCTTCGGGACCACGCCTACTCCCACCTGGTGACGATCTTCGGAGTGCTGTTGATCCTGCAGGGAGGGTCGTTTTTCCTGAACCGATACGAACTCCTCTATTCCACGCGGGGCGCCGTCTTCGGCATGGGCGCCACCGACCAGCGGGTTTTCCTGCCACTGTTCGGCTTGCTCGCCGTGACGTCGGTGCTCGGCGGACTGGTCGTCCTCGCGAACGCTTGGGTTCGGGACTTCCGCGCGGTCTACGTCCCGGTTGCGATCATCGTCGGGTTCCTCCTAATCGGGCAGGGGGCCGGGTTCGTCTATCAGGACTTCGTCGTCGAGCCTGACGAGTTCAACAAGGAAGCCCAGTTCATCGAGAACGAAATCGAGTTCACCAATGCTGCGTACGCACTCGACCGAGTCGACGAGCGCGAGTTCCCCGTGTCCGAAACGCTGACTCGCGAACAGGTGGACGCCAATCCGGGGACCATCGAGAACGTCCGTCTCTGGGACCCAAAACCGTTATTGACGACCTACAACGAGCTGCAGATTTTCCGCACGTACTACCAGTTTACCGACGTGGACGTGGATCGATACGACATCGACGGTCGCGAGCGGCAGGTCATGATCTCGGCCCGCGAACTCGAGTTCGGCGCATTACCCCAGGAGTCACGCTCGTGGGTCAACCGACACCTGGTGTACACACACGGCTACGGCGTCGCCATGTCGCCAGTGAGCGAAACGACTGCGGATGGCTTGCCGGAGTTTTACATTCAGGACATCCCCCCGAACTCCACTGACGGTGTCGAGGTAACCCAACCGCGTATCTACTACGGCGAGACGACCACCGACTACGCCATCGTCAATACGGGGACCCGCGAACTCGATTATCCCAGCGGTGAACAGAACGTCTACACGAACTACGACGGGGACGGTGGCGTCGTGCTCGATTCCAGTCTCAAGAAACTCGTCTACGCGTTCAAGTTCTCGGACCCCCAGATTTTCTTCTCGGATTCCGTGACCGCGGAGTCCCGACTGCAGTTCAATCGGGACATACAGACGCGAGCGCCCCAAATCGCACCGTTTCTCGATTACGACCGTGATCCATACGTCGTCGTCTCCGAGGGCGAACTCTTCTGGATATACGACGCGTACACGACGACGGACGCGTATCCGTACTCGGACCGGGTCCAGTTCAAAGGCGAGCGAGCGAATTACGTCCGCAATAGCGTCAAAGTCGTGGTCGACGCGGACACGGGGGAGACGACCTACTACGTCGCCGAACCGGATGACCCGCTGATTCAGACCTACCGAAAGGCGTTCCCGGGGCTCTTCGAGGACTTCGAGAGGATGCCCGAGGACCTCCAACAACACGTTCGCTATCCGGAAGACGCCTTCCGGGTGCAGGCCAATCAGTACCTCGAATACCACATGAAGGATCCACAGGTGTTCTACAACAAAGAGGACGAGTGGCGCACCCCCAACGAGGTTTCCAGGGGCCAGGAGATAGCGATGGATCCCTATTACGTCATCATGACGTTCCCGGGAGAAGACAACCCCGAGTTCGTGATGATCCAGCCCTACATTCCCGCGGGGCGCCAGAACATGATCGGGTGGCTGGGGGCCCGCTCCGATCCGCCGAAGTATGGCCGCCTCGACGCCTATCTGTTCTCCAAACAGCAGTTGATCTACGGACCGATGCAAATAGAGTCCCGGATCGACCAGGACGCCGACATCTCCCAGCAGATAACGCTCTGGTCGGAGTCCGGCTCCTCGGTCATCCGGGGCAATCTACTGGCCATCCCCATCGACGACACCGTCATGTACGTCGAACCGCTCTTCCTCGAGTCGCGTGAGCAGGGAGCGTTACCCGAACTCAAGCGAGTGATCCTCACCCACGGCGACGACGTCGTCATGGAACCCTCGCTCGAGGAAGCCATCGCCGTCCAGGTCGGTGCTGCCCGTGCCGAGCCATCGGTGGGCGGTGCCGGGCTAACCGAGGCCGAACTCGAACGGGCGCGAACGCTATACGGGGAGGCCCAGGCCGCACTACAGGATGGGGACTTCGCGACCTACGCCGAGCGAATCAGCGAACTCGGCGAATTGCTTGAGGGGGCCGAAGACCGTGAATCCGGGACTACCGAAGACCGAGAAACTGGGAATACGACGTCCGCCCGGGCGGTCGGGTAA
- the dinB gene encoding DNA polymerase IV produces the protein MPRGATLPGAPTREDRIVLHVDMDAFYASCESLREPKLRGDPVIVGMGYEAGDGTGAVATASYEAREYGVESAMGISTALDRVPRRSEHPDDPDTAWYRPVDMDFYEEVSEEIRSILAELSDTRRVVSIDEAYLDVTERTAWPVAEGFARHVKQRIDREVGVPASVGVAPNMSTAKIASDHDKPDGLVVVPPGEVAAFLAPLPVGDIHGIGPVTADALSDMGIDTAGDLAEADPAALRDRFGDRGEEFYRRALGEDPRPVEPRGKPKSLSRESAFDGAVDDFDQVTERATGLASAVAQRARRRSALYRTIGIKVVTPPYDVNTRARSLSGPVDDPELVEDVALDLLAEFDGASVRKVGVRVANLSFSERDQADLQSWDDGGGELGEGSGNENGNGGMGDRPDRHIDDQARLFDYE, from the coding sequence ATGCCCCGCGGGGCGACCCTCCCAGGCGCGCCAACGCGCGAGGACCGCATCGTCCTCCACGTCGACATGGACGCCTTCTACGCCTCCTGTGAAAGCCTGCGGGAGCCGAAACTGCGCGGTGACCCCGTGATCGTGGGCATGGGATACGAGGCGGGCGACGGGACGGGCGCGGTCGCCACCGCGAGCTACGAGGCTCGCGAGTATGGCGTGGAAAGCGCCATGGGCATCTCGACCGCTCTGGACAGAGTACCGCGACGATCGGAGCACCCGGACGATCCCGACACGGCCTGGTATCGACCGGTCGACATGGACTTCTACGAGGAGGTAAGCGAGGAGATACGCTCGATTCTGGCGGAGCTGTCCGACACCCGTCGCGTCGTGAGCATCGACGAGGCCTATCTCGACGTGACCGAACGGACGGCCTGGCCTGTTGCCGAGGGATTCGCCCGGCACGTCAAACAGCGTATCGACAGGGAGGTGGGAGTCCCGGCCAGCGTCGGCGTCGCGCCGAACATGAGCACGGCCAAGATCGCCAGCGACCACGACAAACCGGACGGTCTCGTGGTCGTTCCGCCGGGCGAGGTCGCCGCGTTTCTCGCTCCGCTCCCGGTTGGGGACATCCACGGTATCGGCCCGGTGACGGCCGACGCGCTTTCCGACATGGGTATCGACACCGCGGGCGACCTGGCCGAGGCGGACCCGGCCGCGCTGCGGGACCGGTTCGGAGACCGTGGCGAGGAATTTTACCGCCGGGCGCTGGGCGAGGATCCACGACCCGTGGAACCCCGCGGGAAGCCCAAGAGCCTCTCCAGGGAATCGGCCTTCGACGGTGCCGTCGACGACTTCGATCAGGTTACAGAACGGGCGACGGGACTTGCCAGCGCCGTCGCCCAGCGCGCCAGGCGCCGGAGCGCACTCTACCGCACCATCGGGATCAAGGTCGTTACACCGCCATACGATGTCAACACGCGCGCTCGCTCGCTCTCGGGTCCCGTAGACGACCCCGAACTCGTCGAGGACGTGGCCCTCGACCTGCTGGCGGAGTTCGACGGGGCGTCGGTCCGGAAGGTTGGCGTGCGGGTGGCCAACCTCAGTTTCTCCGAGCGCGATCAGGCGGACCTCCAGAGCTGGGACGATGGCGGAGGAGAGCTGGGAGAGGGGAGCGGAAACGAGAATGGAAACGGCGGTATGGGTGACCGACCCGACCGGCACATCGACGACCAGGCCCGGCTGTTCGACTACGAATGA